Genomic DNA from Garra rufa chromosome 22, GarRuf1.0, whole genome shotgun sequence:
TCACCCTCATGTTGGGAAGGAGCTCGGCTCTCTGCTGGGGTCTCTGCTGCCTCCTCTCCCTCGGCACCAGCCATATAGGATCCAGACATTGAAGAGAGTGTGTCGGTGCTAATCTGAGAGTGCTGACTATGAGAAGACGCCATTGACATCACAGACTGGGCCAGGCTGCTGCTTACTGGGTCTAAACAGAACCGGAAGTGAACAGGaagacaaataaatgtaaatgaacaAGCTGTGGTTTGTGTTTCAGTGAGTTAGGTATAGCTGTAATGCGGTACCCTCTGGGGAGGTGATTGTGGAGGAGAGAGGGGTCCCGTTGCAGGAGGACTGATCTATGGCCCCTGAGGATGACAGGGTGATGTTGTCACTTTCAGGGGTCACTCCAGACTGCAGTAGAATACACAATACAACAATGATGATCAGATTGATGTTTATTATCTATCATCATCACTAGTGGACATTGTATAATCAATTCAATGATGACAAATGCAAATATATGAAAAGTATAtcaaataatatgtataaaaaatgtaatgctttGTACCTCTTGCTGTTCTACATGCAGTTTTCTCCTGCACGTTTGTGCTTCAGACTCACTGCATGACTTCTCGTCCTCCTCCTCAGGCAGCACTGAAGAATTCTGGGAGAGGGATCTAGAGAGTTCCCAGAATACATGATTAGCAACGACTCATTTATCTGCCTGCTTCCTAAACCCATAATTTATCCTTCAAGGAAAGCTATAAAGTGACTGGAAACAACAGCCAGCAAAGGTTTTGTAGACATTAAATAACACGTTTTTTACAGTTATACTGAAATACTACACCATTCAATCCTTCAGTTAGGTTTCACTCACTTAGAGCCACTCTTCTTGTGTTTCACATTCTGGCTGGAGTTGACAGAGTGTTCTAGCGGAGAGAGCGAGCGCGCGGGCGAGTGGTGGCTATCACTGCCATATGTGGGCACAGATCCAGAAACATGGCCCCTGGTGAGGCCCTGAAGTGGCGGAGCAGATGGCGACGGGTTCAGGGGCCCATTCAAGGCCTCCAACAGGGACACAGCTTCATAGCCTGGTGGGATGTGCTCTGATGCCTGTAGTAAACATACATGTGGCTGTGAACAACAGTACAGTTTAGAAGTATAACATCGTTTTCCTTTTTTGTGTGAATAGATGCATTATTTAATCACCCTCAAGTAGGGCTATGCAATTAattgaaattcagtttcgatttcggcttcaaacaaatatgaaaatacaataatcgagATAAAATGATTATTGCTCCAGATTCCACCCCCTTTGTGTGCTTTCGCTCCTttataaaagcccaatttcacatgcgTACCTAAgcggtcaaatacatgcaaatgtaTGTCAAATTGtggcgtttggtgattattcatcTAAACCTTTGTCAGTTATGTCTGAACTTaatgtaaacagttgagaataaaAATACATGCGTAAccgtatattggatccgtgcagctcttaaagcagccacaagtaatattccttctgccgtctctgtgcttaatgttaatcaaacaacaaaagatttgtagcttttttttctgttgtattgctatctttaaattaatcaatcatataGAGTTCCGGACCCACTCaaaatcgtgttaaataatcgtgattacaatattgaccaaaataatagtgattatgatttttgccataatcaagcagccctaccctcaagccatcctaggtgtatatgactttcttctttcagatgtgtacagttggagttatattaaaaatgtcctcgctcttccaagctttataatggcagtgaatggctgttgagatttaatAGTCCAATAGAAGTTATATAAAGTGCatctttcctttaaaaaaaagtactccacacgtatgacagttagcagaagctagaggtTATGATTTATggattaaatatggatatttaatGCAAAAACGCATTgtatggagcactttttattatggatggatgcactttattggacttcaaaatcttaacaacCATTCACTCcctttataaagcttggaagagccaggacatttttaatataactctgattgtattcatctgaaagaagaaaatctcatacacctagaatggcttgaggttgagtaaaatcatggtgtaattttcatttttgagtgaattacccctttaaatatatttgttttgaaTAAAGCTCTGTATGAACATTGTGAACAAAATATAGCGTGTTACCGAGTGCTCCTCTGAATCTGACGTCTGTGAGGTGATGACAGGGTTGAATCCAGTAGGTGTGAGTGGGCTCAGTTTTTTCCTCATCGCACGAATTTGAAGAAGGGCACGAAACGCTTTAGGAATTAAAAGGAGAAatttaaatgaatcaaatatTTTATCTGAAACAATACAAAAATAGACTAGTGTCATTATATCCAGTTTTGTATTTACTGACATATTCACCACAACATTCATGAATAAGACACTATAAACAcaaatatttaattttcataaataaTCTCAATCAGAGAGTCCTGTTGAATCAGTTTAGTACAGGGGTTGGTGCTTACGCAGTCGACAGATGGGGCAACAGTTGGCCTGGTAGCGCAGTGTGTCTGCGCAGGCGTTGCACAGGCACAGGTGTCTGCAGGGCAGGATAAGTGTGTCCCGCACGTCCGACAAACACACCACACATTCAGCGCTGTTGTCGCTAATCTCATCTTCAGCCACCTGTAAATGTGAGTATATTTCATTTTTTGGATTTCGATACTAATTAATAACTGAAAGCTTAGAAGTAACAGATGCTGTCCCTCTAAATCAGAGAGAGTAGTAACAACTATATCACAGGAaagaataaagtttattaaacaatttactatatgtgaccctgaaccataaGACCAGCCATactgtaagtagcatgggtatatttgtagcaatagccaacaacactttgtatgggtcaaaattatcgaattatatataataattataaaaatcattcggatattaagtaaagatgatgttccatgaagatattttgtaaatttcctactgtaaatatatcaaaacttaatttttgattactaatatgcattgctaaggacttcatttggacttcatttctcaatattttttttttttttttgcaccctaagattacagattttcaaatagttgtatctcagccaaatattgtcctatcctaaccatacattaatggaaagcgtatttattcagctttcacacATGTCattttcataaaattgacccttatgactggttttgtggtccagggtcacttattaaTAATTTTGGTATTTTAAATCATTCCACTGTCTGCGAATCTGATTATTTTTGTGAATGTAGATGATGACTTACCTTTGATTCTTGACTGTTGTATTTGTTCTCTATACCGTAGATCTCCTGCAGCAGGTAACTGACACCATCCACCTATGATAAAATTGTAAGATTAAGAGGTTTATTAAAAATTTGCCACTTAGAAAAATCAAGGCATTTAATATATATAAGATATCTGTAAGTATTTTACATAAATAGTAAGAGGGCCCTTACCACTTGTTTCTGTTTCAAAGGTTTTACACAGTAACTTCCATCCATATGCTAAGAAAAAAGACAACAACATTATATAATCACTAAAAGTCacagtaattttttatttttttttggtagaTAAACTGAACCGGTTTTAATTATgccaataatattatttaatatgacTGAATCAATCCATATTAGCTTACAACAACAAAGATAATTTTAGGGTTAGATCAGGTAGAAATAGTATAACTGCACTTTTTTACATTTACGTAGAAGTTTGCTAATGTGGAACATTGTATAAATGGAACAATTTACGAGGTCTTTCTTTTATAAATATAGaatactttttaaaagtttggggtcagtaaaattttttttaaagaatttatttcttttattccgCAAGTACACTGTTACAGAATGTTAAACTGttaagaatccagaaaaaattatatcacggtttccacaaagaTATTAAGCAATACAActtaagcatcaaatcagcattttGGATTTTTGAAGGAATATGTTACACTGAAGCCTGgattaatggctgctgaaaatgttgctttgccatcacaggaataaattacattttaaagtatattaaaatagaaaacagttattttaaattgtaataaaatttgtcaatattgctgtttttactgtattttttatttaaaagagcCTTGGTgtgatttcttttaaaacatattttaaaaatcttaccaacccccaaaattttgaacgttactgtataaaaatacaaaacatttctTACACAAAAAAAGCATACCTTCTCAAAGGTTGCAAGAAGTACATGAGAGTGTCCCAAGTGTTCT
This window encodes:
- the LOC141297752 gene encoding E3 ubiquitin ligase RNF157-like isoform X2; translated protein: MGALTSRQNAGVEEVDIPSNSVYRYPPKSGSYFASHFIMGGEKFDSTHPEGYLFGENTDLNFLGNRPVVFPYNAPPPHEPVKTLRSLINIRKDTLRLVRCSEDMKLPGQEVGKSHSCYNIEFTFDADTQVAITIYYQAIEEFHNGVPIYLPQDSSLQSETVHFKRGVCQQFCLPSHYVNLSEWADEELLFDMDKDIYPMVVQAVVDEGDEHLGHSHVLLATFEKHMDGSYCVKPLKQKQVVDGVSYLLQEIYGIENKYNSQESKVAEDEISDNSAECVVCLSDVRDTLILPCRHLCLCNACADTLRYQANCCPICRLPFRALLQIRAMRKKLSPLTPTGFNPVITSQTSDSEEHSASEHIPPGYEAVSLLEALNGPLNPSPSAPPLQGLTRGHVSGSVPTYGSDSHHSPARSLSPLEHSVNSSQNVKHKKSGSKSLSQNSSVLPEEEDEKSCSESEAQTCRRKLHVEQQESGVTPESDNITLSSSGAIDQSSCNGTPLSSTITSPEDPVSSSLAQSVMSMASSHSQHSQISTDTLSSMSGSYMAGAEGEEAAETPAESRAPSQHEGEEIPNEAKGHNFVAAILEEQDSEGNDVTEEDCASPTKEHGGRRRSEVPCPEFDNNNQGQSDTHCMTGLDNEQPPDGRFADEDSCPVHIDE
- the LOC141297752 gene encoding E3 ubiquitin ligase RNF157-like isoform X1, with product MGALTSRQNAGVEEVDIPSNSVYRYPPKSGSYFASHFIMGGEKFDSTHPEGYLFGENTDLNFLGNRPVVFPYNAPPPHEPVKTLRSLINIRKDTLRLVRCSEDMKLPGQEVGKSHSCYNIEFTFDADTQVAITIYYQAIEEFHNGVPIYLPQDSSLQSETVHFKRGVCQQFCLPSHYVNLSEWADEELLFDMDKDIYPMVVQAVVDEGDEHLGHSHVLLATFEKHMDGSYCVKPLKQKQVVDGVSYLLQEIYGIENKYNSQESKVAEDEISDNSAECVVCLSDVRDTLILPCRHLCLCNACADTLRYQANCCPICRLPFRALLQIRAMRKKLSPLTPTGFNPVITSQTSDSEEHSASEHIPPGYEAVSLLEALNGPLNPSPSAPPLQGLTRGHVSGSVPTYGSDSHHSPARSLSPLEHSVNSSQNVKHKKSGSKSLSQNSSVLPEEEDEKSCSESEAQTCRRKLHVEQQESGVTPESDNITLSSSGAIDQSSCNGTPLSSTITSPEDPVSSSLAQSVMSMASSHSQHSQISTDTLSSMSGSYMAGAEGEEAAETPAESRAPSQHEGEEIPNEAKGHNFVAAILEEQDSEGNDVTEEDCASPTKEHGGRRRSEVPCPEFDNNNQGQSDTHCMTGLDNEQPPDGRFAGLLYLDVYRHGRDPHHASTSNINLEEQGVTNEAPNPKNKSHRGPLAV